The Opitutaceae bacterium genome has a window encoding:
- the rplM gene encoding 50S ribosomal protein L13: MKTFLAKKETVQPKWFVIDAEGAVLGRLAVKVANILRGRNKPTYTPNVDTGDYVIVINAEKVVLTGKKEDQNEYMFFSGFVGGESYRSLKLMRERNPEFIVKHAVKGMLPKNRIANQMLTKLRVFKGPAHTHEAQNPAKISV; encoded by the coding sequence ATGAAAACGTTCCTAGCCAAGAAAGAGACGGTCCAGCCCAAGTGGTTTGTGATCGATGCCGAGGGTGCTGTCCTCGGCCGTCTCGCCGTCAAGGTCGCAAATATTTTGCGCGGCCGCAACAAGCCCACCTACACCCCGAATGTCGACACCGGTGACTACGTCATCGTGATCAATGCTGAGAAGGTGGTTTTGACGGGCAAAAAGGAAGACCAGAACGAGTACATGTTCTTCTCGGGCTTCGTCGGTGGCGAGAGCTACCGCTCGCTCAAGCTGATGCGTGAGCGCAATCCGGAATTCATCGTCAAGCACGCCGTGAAGGGCATGCTGCCAAAGAACCGCATCGCCAACCAGATGCTCACCAAGCTCCGCGTGTTCAAGGGCCCGGCCCACACCCA
- a CDS encoding TorF family putative porin, which yields MKKTILLLAALGTAAGLSAQDTAKSSYSVTTDFSYTSEYVFRGLKNSDEAFQPSVEVSVGDAYVGLWTSQPITKSQNNEIDIYGGYKFKATEELSFEAVGTYYLYPEAKDSEGYYVKESYEVGLGATYTVAGISTTVNAYYDFRLEAQTYQASVGYSLPLKDLGTSLDFTVNYGVVNAEDFDTRGWKEYYSYWGADVSLPYRLSEKATAVAAVHYGDSRQIAVVGDSDNLWYSLGVSVGF from the coding sequence ATGAAGAAGACAATCCTCCTGCTCGCCGCCCTTGGCACCGCTGCAGGCCTGAGCGCTCAAGACACCGCGAAGTCGTCGTACTCCGTCACGACGGACTTTTCCTACACCTCGGAATACGTGTTCCGCGGCTTGAAGAACTCCGACGAGGCGTTCCAGCCTTCGGTGGAAGTCAGCGTAGGTGACGCTTATGTGGGCCTTTGGACCTCCCAGCCGATCACCAAGAGCCAAAACAACGAGATCGACATCTACGGCGGCTACAAATTCAAGGCCACCGAAGAGCTCAGCTTCGAAGCTGTCGGCACTTACTACCTCTATCCCGAGGCCAAGGACTCCGAGGGCTATTATGTGAAGGAGTCGTACGAGGTCGGACTCGGCGCCACGTACACCGTCGCCGGTATCTCGACGACCGTGAACGCCTACTACGACTTCCGCCTCGAAGCTCAGACCTACCAGGCTTCGGTTGGTTACAGCCTGCCCTTGAAGGACTTGGGTACCTCCCTCGACTTCACCGTGAACTACGGCGTGGTGAATGCTGAGGATTTCGACACCCGCGGCTGGAAGGAATACTACTCCTACTGGGGTGCGGATGTGAGCCTGCCTTATCGTCTCTCCGAGAAAGCCACTGCCGTTGCCGCTGTGCACTATGGCGACAGCCGCCAGATCGCGGTTGTGGGTGATTCCGACAACCTCTGGTACTCCCTCGGCGTTTCCGTCGGCTTCTAA
- a CDS encoding DUF423 domain-containing protein, with protein sequence MPTARYALFLAGLFGLTGIAMGAFGAHALKSKLELLGHVSSWETGARHHLIHAVALLGLASASAQVANARLIANCWLVGIVFFSGSLYWIALGGPWWLGPVTPIGGIAFMVGWLSLIISAIRRT encoded by the coding sequence ATGCCGACTGCACGCTATGCCTTGTTCCTGGCCGGTCTCTTTGGCCTCACCGGCATCGCCATGGGCGCCTTCGGGGCCCATGCCCTCAAATCGAAGCTGGAGCTACTGGGACACGTCTCCAGTTGGGAGACGGGCGCCCGGCATCACCTTATCCATGCCGTTGCCCTGCTGGGCCTCGCGTCGGCCTCCGCACAGGTCGCAAACGCCAGGCTCATCGCCAATTGCTGGCTCGTTGGCATCGTTTTCTTCTCCGGATCGCTCTATTGGATCGCCCTCGGAGGGCCGTGGTGGCTCGGGCCCGTCACGCCCATCGGTGGTATTGCCTTCATGGTCGGTTGGCTTTCGCTCATAATCAGCGCGATTCGAAGAACCTGA
- a CDS encoding HD domain-containing protein produces the protein MRLPQDLVVVLQALRNPGRPRLVGGSVRDWLLGLEAKDFDVEVAGLTFEELHERLAPFGSTDVVGRSFGVIKLRLGGVEYDFSLPRRESKIGAGHRGFAVAPEPNLSDAEALARRDFTINSIAWDPFEDKLIDPYGGEADLRARILRHTSRAFAEDPLRVLRGFQLAARFDFKLADETIPICRAIQPTYPELALERVWGEWVKWAEKAEKPSAGLALLQQTRWLSHFPEIAALQGTHQDPHWHPEGDVFAHTLHCCDALARLTRWRTATPATRRVLMFAVLCHDLGKVTTTAKTERHGTSRWTSHGHEQASGPLCERFLTRIGAPLELAERVKPLVLNHHAHFSGQGSFTLPAVRRLARRLAPSSIEELCVVMRADHDGRPPLYSEEAITRIALLLKQAESMELQDRAPKPILQGRDLISLGFEPGPRFKWVLDAAFEAQLDGAFDDHDTALAWLKNQTFPIP, from the coding sequence ATGCGCCTCCCCCAAGACCTGGTCGTTGTCCTGCAAGCCTTGCGGAACCCAGGTCGTCCCCGCCTCGTGGGCGGCAGTGTGAGGGATTGGCTTCTTGGCCTCGAAGCGAAGGATTTTGATGTCGAAGTCGCGGGCCTGACCTTTGAAGAGCTCCATGAGCGATTGGCACCCTTCGGAAGCACCGACGTGGTGGGCCGCAGTTTTGGCGTGATTAAGCTCAGGCTCGGCGGGGTCGAATACGATTTCAGCTTGCCCCGGCGTGAATCGAAAATCGGTGCCGGGCATCGCGGGTTTGCCGTGGCACCTGAGCCGAATCTCAGCGATGCGGAAGCCCTCGCCCGGCGCGACTTTACAATCAACTCAATCGCGTGGGACCCCTTCGAGGACAAGCTGATTGATCCATACGGAGGCGAGGCAGACCTGCGGGCGCGCATCCTTCGGCACACCAGCAGGGCATTTGCCGAAGATCCATTGCGGGTGTTGCGCGGCTTTCAGCTCGCAGCCCGGTTCGACTTCAAGCTCGCAGACGAGACAATTCCCATCTGCCGCGCCATCCAACCCACCTACCCCGAGCTCGCCCTGGAACGGGTCTGGGGCGAATGGGTGAAATGGGCTGAGAAGGCGGAAAAGCCCTCCGCCGGACTTGCGCTACTCCAGCAAACACGGTGGCTCAGCCACTTCCCCGAGATCGCCGCTCTCCAGGGCACGCACCAGGATCCCCACTGGCATCCCGAGGGCGATGTATTCGCGCACACACTCCATTGCTGCGATGCGCTCGCCCGGCTCACCCGCTGGAGGACTGCCACCCCGGCCACACGCCGGGTCCTCATGTTTGCGGTCCTGTGCCACGACTTGGGAAAGGTCACGACCACCGCGAAAACGGAGCGCCACGGTACGAGCCGCTGGACAAGCCACGGCCACGAGCAGGCAAGCGGCCCACTCTGCGAGCGCTTCCTCACGCGGATCGGTGCCCCACTCGAGCTGGCCGAGCGGGTGAAGCCCCTGGTCCTCAACCACCACGCCCACTTTAGCGGGCAAGGCAGCTTCACGCTCCCTGCCGTGCGACGCCTGGCGCGGCGACTGGCCCCCTCATCAATCGAAGAACTGTGCGTCGTCATGCGCGCCGACCACGACGGCCGACCACCCCTTTATAGCGAAGAGGCAATTACCCGGATAGCCCTTCTCTTGAAACAAGCCGAGTCGATGGAGTTGCAGGATCGCGCTCCCAAGCCCATCTTGCAGGGACGTGACCTCATTTCCCTGGGCTTTGAACCGGGCCCGCGATTCAAATGGGTCCTCGACGCCGCTTTTGAGGCGCAGCTAGATGGCGCCTTTGACGACCACGATACCGCCCTCGCCTGGCTCAAAAACCAAACCTTTCCCATCCCATGA
- the tal gene encoding transaldolase, with amino-acid sequence MSNTQLDQLKTFTTVVADTGDFASMKEFAPRDATTNPSLILKAAAMPGYSALVDQAIKDAGNGASVNQVIDRLLVVFGLEILKIVPGRVSSEVDARLSFDRDSTVSKAREIIGLYEKAGVNRDRILIKIASTWEGIKAAEQLEKEGIHCNLTLLFSFAQAVACAEAGVQLISPFVGRILDWYKKSTGKEYAPAEDPGVVSVTQIFNYYKRHGYKTEVMGASFRNVGEILELAGCDLLTIAPPLLAELKANSGTVVRKLDPEKAKNLDLPKLSFDEKTFRFAMNEDAMATEKTAEGIRLFSADIVKLEQLIAARRK; translated from the coding sequence ATGAGCAACACCCAGCTTGACCAACTCAAGACGTTCACGACCGTTGTCGCCGACACTGGTGACTTCGCCAGCATGAAGGAGTTCGCCCCGCGCGACGCGACGACGAACCCCAGCCTCATCTTGAAGGCAGCGGCGATGCCGGGTTACAGCGCCTTGGTCGACCAGGCGATCAAGGACGCAGGCAACGGAGCCTCCGTGAACCAGGTGATCGACCGGTTGCTTGTGGTGTTCGGCTTGGAAATTCTCAAAATCGTACCGGGGCGCGTATCGTCAGAGGTCGATGCACGGCTCTCCTTTGATCGCGACTCCACCGTCAGCAAGGCGCGTGAAATCATCGGCCTCTACGAAAAGGCCGGCGTGAATCGCGATCGCATTTTGATCAAGATCGCCTCCACCTGGGAAGGCATCAAGGCAGCCGAGCAGCTCGAAAAGGAAGGTATCCACTGCAACCTGACCCTGCTCTTTTCCTTCGCCCAAGCCGTGGCATGCGCCGAGGCGGGGGTTCAACTCATCTCCCCGTTCGTGGGACGCATCCTCGATTGGTACAAGAAGAGCACCGGAAAAGAATACGCACCGGCGGAAGACCCCGGCGTCGTGTCCGTCACGCAAATCTTCAACTACTACAAGCGCCACGGCTACAAGACGGAGGTCATGGGCGCGAGCTTCCGCAACGTCGGCGAGATCCTGGAGCTTGCCGGCTGCGACCTGCTCACCATCGCCCCGCCACTCCTCGCCGAGTTGAAGGCGAACTCCGGCACGGTCGTGCGCAAGCTGGATCCGGAGAAGGCAAAGAACCTTGATCTTCCCAAGCTGTCGTTCGATGAGAAGACGTTCCGCTTCGCCATGAACGAAGACGCAATGGCCACCGAAAAGACAGCGGAAGGCATCCGCCTCTTCTCCGCCGACATCGTGAAGCTGGAGCAGCTGATCGCCGCGCGACGGAAGTAA
- a CDS encoding glycoside hydrolase family 2 TIM barrel-domain containing protein, whose translation MLQVTPVVEKAAAAFLRLVALCTLPLASRAIEIPLDESVPLNSGWQFHRGEAERAEEPAHDVKSWRTLDLPHDWSIELPGVLKAGEGLRDPNLPRGADIGYLRGGVGWYRKELRVEGVMPGERVEVTFDGVQQDAEVWVNGRFAAFQPNGYIPFTVDLTPYLGPGGAAVLAVRAQNPLENSRWYAGSGLYREVSIRRTGPVYLPHDGVRIDTFRLVDGLAVMQVRPEIVSTLERPTEVSVALAVKDEQGAETVFPMGVLTVTPSMTNQPSYNFSLESPRLWSPESPHRYTLELRLEAKGQRVASWRGTFGVRSVEVSADKGFLLNGKSVKLRGGCVHHDNGLLGAASFRDAEFRRVRLLKEAGFNAIRTSHNPPSAALLEACDALGLLVIDEFCDTWEMAKRPNGYQRHFASHWERDLRAFVRRDYNRPCVVMWSIGNEITERARPQGVEWSRRLAECIKGMDTKRPVTNGICGLWDNPEMGDRWFANAPAYRHLDVLGNNYYSEAYEKDHELHPHLPVVGTESYPAQAWINTRLMEKHPYVIGDFVWTAMDHIGESGIGHATFESDPESKKDSVWQLLPWPVWINGSGDIDLIGDRKAQSFYRDVAWDLRTVAALVQDAVPEGKTELIGAWGWTQEQPVWPATSATATRRVNVYTKGDRAVVRLNGREVASQAVNPDTLTASIQVPFEAGRLEAEAFRGATSLGVVALETTGSAARLVAAPEQGPDKSGQDRLIYIPISVVDAAGRLQTDGERELRVKLSGPAVLQAFGSANPVYLGELQSETTKTYRGRALLILRASGKGGEVTVSVSSDGVETAHAKVAL comes from the coding sequence ATGCTCCAAGTTACCCCTGTTGTTGAAAAGGCTGCGGCCGCGTTTCTTCGTCTTGTCGCACTTTGCACCCTCCCTCTGGCCTCCAGAGCCATCGAGATCCCATTAGACGAGTCCGTTCCCCTGAATTCCGGCTGGCAATTTCATCGCGGAGAAGCAGAAAGGGCGGAGGAGCCCGCGCACGATGTGAAGTCGTGGCGAACACTGGACCTGCCTCATGACTGGAGCATCGAGTTGCCGGGGGTCCTCAAAGCGGGCGAAGGCCTGCGTGACCCCAACCTTCCCAGGGGCGCCGACATTGGTTACCTGCGAGGCGGGGTGGGCTGGTACCGCAAAGAGCTGCGTGTGGAGGGTGTCATGCCCGGTGAACGCGTTGAAGTTACCTTCGACGGTGTCCAGCAGGATGCGGAGGTGTGGGTGAATGGCCGATTTGCCGCGTTTCAGCCGAATGGGTACATTCCGTTTACCGTGGACCTGACGCCTTATCTTGGGCCAGGGGGAGCAGCGGTCCTTGCGGTTCGCGCCCAAAACCCGCTCGAGAATTCGAGGTGGTACGCGGGCTCCGGCTTGTATCGCGAGGTGAGTATCAGGCGGACAGGTCCCGTCTATCTTCCGCACGATGGCGTGCGCATCGACACATTCCGCCTCGTCGACGGCCTGGCTGTCATGCAGGTGAGGCCGGAGATCGTATCCACGTTGGAACGCCCCACCGAGGTCTCTGTCGCCCTGGCCGTGAAGGATGAGCAAGGTGCCGAGACGGTATTCCCCATGGGCGTGCTCACGGTTACGCCGAGTATGACCAACCAGCCCAGCTACAATTTTTCTTTGGAGTCTCCCAGGCTTTGGAGTCCTGAATCGCCGCATCGTTACACGCTTGAATTGCGCCTTGAGGCCAAAGGCCAGCGCGTGGCGTCCTGGCGCGGGACGTTTGGGGTCCGAAGCGTCGAGGTTTCGGCAGACAAGGGCTTCCTGCTTAATGGCAAGTCCGTGAAACTCCGGGGCGGGTGTGTGCACCATGACAACGGCTTGTTGGGAGCGGCTTCGTTCCGCGATGCCGAGTTTCGACGCGTGCGCCTGTTGAAGGAGGCCGGCTTCAACGCGATCAGGACAAGTCACAACCCTCCCTCGGCCGCGCTCCTCGAGGCGTGTGACGCCCTCGGCCTCCTCGTCATCGATGAGTTCTGCGACACGTGGGAGATGGCGAAGCGTCCAAACGGCTACCAGCGCCATTTCGCCTCCCACTGGGAACGCGACCTGCGGGCCTTTGTGCGACGGGATTACAACCGCCCATGCGTGGTGATGTGGAGCATCGGCAACGAGATCACGGAGCGGGCGAGACCCCAGGGCGTTGAATGGTCGAGGCGGCTTGCCGAGTGTATCAAGGGAATGGATACAAAAAGACCGGTCACGAACGGGATTTGCGGATTGTGGGACAACCCGGAGATGGGCGACCGGTGGTTTGCCAACGCTCCGGCCTACAGGCACCTGGATGTGCTTGGAAACAACTACTACTCCGAGGCGTACGAGAAGGATCACGAACTGCACCCGCATCTTCCAGTGGTCGGCACCGAGTCGTACCCAGCCCAGGCGTGGATAAACACACGTCTGATGGAGAAGCACCCCTACGTCATCGGGGATTTTGTCTGGACCGCGATGGACCACATCGGCGAATCCGGGATTGGGCATGCGACCTTTGAGTCGGATCCGGAGTCGAAGAAGGACTCGGTGTGGCAGTTGTTGCCGTGGCCCGTTTGGATCAATGGAAGCGGCGACATCGATCTGATCGGTGACAGGAAGGCGCAGTCGTTCTATCGGGATGTGGCCTGGGACCTTCGTACGGTTGCAGCCCTCGTTCAGGACGCAGTCCCCGAGGGCAAGACCGAGTTGATCGGAGCATGGGGATGGACGCAGGAGCAGCCGGTGTGGCCGGCGACGAGTGCGACCGCCACCCGCCGCGTCAACGTGTACACGAAGGGTGACCGTGCGGTGGTGCGCCTCAATGGCCGGGAGGTGGCAAGCCAGGCCGTGAATCCCGACACGCTCACAGCCTCAATTCAGGTCCCGTTTGAAGCGGGACGACTCGAGGCCGAGGCCTTTCGAGGTGCGACCTCACTCGGTGTGGTTGCTCTCGAGACAACGGGCTCGGCCGCAAGGCTCGTTGCTGCTCCTGAGCAAGGGCCGGACAAATCCGGACAAGATCGGCTGATCTATATCCCCATTTCCGTCGTCGACGCAGCCGGTCGACTCCAGACAGACGGCGAGCGCGAACTCCGGGTGAAGCTATCGGGTCCGGCGGTGCTGCAGGCCTTTGGCTCCGCGAATCCCGTTTACCTGGGCGAACTGCAGAGCGAGACCACTAAGACCTACCGCGGCCGTGCCCTGCTGATTTTGCGTGCGTCGGGCAAAGGGGGCGAGGTGACAGTGTCCGTCTCGAGTGATGGCGTGGAGACTGCTCACGCCAAGGTTGCGCTTTGA
- a CDS encoding 5-(carboxyamino)imidazole ribonucleotide synthase: protein MLLPGKTIGVLGGGQLGRMFSHAASRLGYRVHVFEPSGPCPAGEVSAAETNAPYTDVAKLREFVASCDVVTYEFENIPVSPLWEIEKAVQLHPHWNVLEVCQNRMREKSWLRKNGFPHVPFAEVEAGADMAAAVKQIGLPCVVKTADFGYDGKGQLKVTDEAGIQKATTAFARQRAVVEKFIDFKCELSVIVARSTTGETRTFPVAENIHTRHILDFSIVPARVPQAVQEKAEALGRAIAEKIGLVGLLAVELFMTDRGEILVNEMAPRPHNSGHTTLDACRTSQFEQHVRAVCGLPLGDVTTVPSVMVNILGDSWKWRNDACVGEPNWTHLLSSPDAKLHLYGKNEPRIGRKMGHFTVLAATAQGALERARELKAAL, encoded by the coding sequence ATGCTGCTCCCCGGAAAAACCATAGGCGTCCTTGGTGGCGGCCAACTCGGCCGCATGTTTTCGCACGCGGCCAGCCGCCTAGGCTACCGCGTACACGTTTTTGAGCCCAGCGGACCCTGCCCAGCGGGCGAGGTGTCAGCCGCCGAGACAAACGCCCCGTACACGGATGTGGCGAAGCTGCGCGAGTTTGTCGCATCGTGTGATGTTGTCACCTACGAGTTCGAGAACATCCCCGTGAGTCCCCTGTGGGAAATCGAGAAGGCCGTGCAGCTCCATCCTCACTGGAACGTGCTGGAGGTCTGCCAGAATCGCATGCGCGAGAAATCGTGGCTCCGAAAGAACGGGTTTCCCCACGTGCCCTTCGCGGAGGTCGAGGCAGGTGCCGACATGGCTGCCGCAGTCAAGCAGATCGGACTGCCCTGCGTGGTGAAGACCGCCGATTTCGGCTATGATGGCAAAGGCCAGCTGAAGGTGACCGATGAGGCGGGTATCCAAAAAGCGACTACCGCTTTCGCACGGCAGCGTGCCGTCGTGGAGAAGTTCATCGACTTCAAGTGCGAGCTCTCGGTCATCGTCGCCCGCTCGACCACTGGCGAGACCCGCACCTTCCCCGTGGCGGAGAACATCCACACTCGCCATATCCTAGATTTCTCCATCGTGCCCGCGCGCGTGCCGCAGGCCGTCCAGGAAAAGGCCGAGGCACTGGGTCGGGCCATTGCCGAGAAGATCGGGCTTGTGGGACTCCTGGCCGTGGAGCTTTTCATGACGGATCGGGGCGAGATTTTGGTGAATGAGATGGCGCCGCGCCCGCACAATTCGGGACACACGACGCTCGATGCGTGCCGGACTTCCCAGTTTGAGCAGCATGTGCGCGCGGTCTGCGGCCTTCCCCTCGGCGATGTCACCACGGTGCCGTCCGTGATGGTCAATATCCTGGGGGATTCGTGGAAATGGCGGAACGACGCATGCGTCGGCGAGCCGAATTGGACGCACCTGCTCTCCTCGCCGGACGCCAAGCTGCACCTCTACGGGAAGAATGAACCCAGGATCGGACGGAAGATGGGCCATTTCACGGTGCTTGCCGCAACGGCGCAGGGCGCGCTCGAGCGCGCTCGCGAGCTCAAAGCCGCTCTGTAG
- the purE gene encoding 5-(carboxyamino)imidazole ribonucleotide mutase yields the protein MSQPLVGIIMGSTSDWDTMQHAASTLASLNIPFEKDVVSAHRTPDKMVAYAKAAESRGIRAIIAGAGGAAHLPGMTAAFTTVPVLGVPVESHSLKGQDSLLSIVQMPGGVPVATFAIGKAGAINAALFAAAILATTDGAVRSNLQAFRAEQTRKVLEAKLP from the coding sequence ATGAGTCAACCGTTGGTAGGAATCATCATGGGAAGCACGTCCGATTGGGACACCATGCAGCATGCGGCCAGCACGCTCGCGTCGCTGAATATTCCTTTCGAAAAGGATGTGGTCAGCGCACATCGAACACCTGACAAGATGGTCGCCTACGCCAAGGCGGCGGAATCCCGCGGAATCCGCGCGATCATCGCCGGGGCTGGCGGAGCGGCGCATCTTCCCGGCATGACTGCGGCCTTCACCACCGTGCCAGTGTTGGGCGTGCCAGTGGAGTCACACAGCCTCAAGGGACAGGATTCGCTCCTGTCCATCGTGCAGATGCCCGGCGGGGTGCCCGTCGCCACTTTCGCCATCGGCAAGGCGGGGGCGATCAACGCCGCCCTTTTTGCGGCGGCCATCCTTGCGACCACTGACGGCGCGGTGCGTTCGAACCTCCAGGCTTTCCGAGCCGAGCAGACCCGCAAGGTGCTCGAGGCGAAGCTTCCCTGA
- a CDS encoding hybrid sensor histidine kinase/response regulator — protein sequence MPQTNKRILVADDLQAIHEDFAKILAPDETSLRKLSGLAHFAPELAADPGEVPAYELSFVSQGEEAIRAVASAKGAGKPFAMVFLDVRMPPGIDGVETAERLMVLDEDLQIVLCTAYADYSFSEISRRFRGSSNFLILKKPFDPAEVLQVAHALCRKWSLAADNRLFIQDLEQKVSQRTVALERSREELADALRRAQSGENAKKAFLNCISHELYTPLNGITMGAELIADSNDPHVAELAQVISKSSESLQRLFNRVLLYCELENLPPGDRLQPVDLRSLATQVHDQFAPVAKLRGLAWQVDVEISNTVFIHGDGVKLLHLLEVLVENSFKFTDRGGVILRFTTLPGPGLEITVSDTGPGLPSDLAALLSQPFTLGDPSDTRRHGGLGLGLTLGGRLVEYFRGSLSYAATPGGGATFTVVLPAAC from the coding sequence ATGCCTCAAACGAATAAGCGTATCCTCGTCGCAGACGACCTCCAGGCGATCCATGAGGATTTCGCCAAGATTCTTGCACCCGACGAGACAAGCCTCCGAAAACTTTCGGGTTTGGCCCATTTCGCGCCGGAGCTTGCAGCTGACCCGGGAGAGGTTCCGGCCTATGAGCTTTCGTTTGTGTCCCAGGGTGAAGAGGCCATCCGGGCTGTGGCTTCCGCGAAAGGCGCCGGGAAGCCGTTTGCAATGGTCTTTCTCGATGTGCGCATGCCGCCCGGGATTGATGGGGTGGAAACTGCCGAGAGGCTGATGGTGCTCGACGAGGACCTCCAGATTGTGCTGTGCACGGCCTATGCCGATTACTCTTTTTCGGAGATCTCGCGGCGGTTCCGGGGCAGCAGCAACTTCCTGATCCTGAAGAAGCCCTTCGACCCTGCCGAGGTGCTCCAAGTGGCCCATGCACTCTGCCGCAAGTGGTCCCTCGCGGCTGACAATCGCCTCTTCATTCAAGATCTCGAACAAAAGGTAAGCCAGCGCACCGTCGCCCTCGAGCGCTCGCGCGAGGAATTGGCGGACGCGCTGCGACGTGCTCAATCGGGCGAGAACGCCAAGAAAGCGTTCCTCAATTGTATCAGCCACGAGCTGTACACGCCCCTCAACGGAATCACGATGGGCGCTGAGCTGATTGCGGACAGCAACGACCCGCACGTCGCCGAGCTTGCTCAAGTCATTTCCAAGTCGAGTGAATCGTTGCAGCGCTTGTTCAATCGTGTGCTTCTTTACTGTGAATTGGAAAATCTGCCCCCGGGGGATCGCCTGCAGCCCGTCGATCTTCGGTCGCTCGCGACGCAGGTGCATGACCAATTCGCTCCGGTCGCCAAGCTCCGGGGCTTGGCCTGGCAGGTCGATGTGGAGATCTCCAACACAGTCTTTATCCACGGGGATGGAGTGAAGCTTCTCCATTTGCTCGAGGTTCTCGTTGAGAACAGCTTCAAGTTCACTGATAGGGGCGGCGTGATCCTGCGCTTCACGACGCTGCCGGGCCCGGGCCTCGAAATCACAGTATCCGACACCGGACCGGGCTTGCCATCTGATCTGGCGGCACTCCTCTCCCAACCCTTTACGCTGGGAGACCCCTCAGATACCCGGAGGCATGGGGGCCTCGGTCTCGGCCTGACACTCGGCGGTCGCCTCGTTGAGTATTTCAGGGGTTCGCTTTCCTATGCCGCCACCCCCGGAGGCGGCGCCACTTTTACCGTGGTCCTGCCGGCCGCCTGCTGA